A stretch of the Mycobacteroides immunogenum genome encodes the following:
- a CDS encoding alpha/beta hydrolase, which translates to MAVTWESDVLDGYLRQTIDLGIDPDGEGVITATLVRPEIQPETGRAVLMVHGYTDYFFHTELAEHFLARGYRFFALDLRKCGRSRHVHQTPHYISDLSFYDVELNAAIEIINGESGGTPVVVYGHSAGGLIVSLWLNRLRAAGRLGRIAGLVLNSPWLDLQGRPFLRSGGTTAAVKAISRFRAKQAIPLPHEGAYGASLHKDFHGEFDYNLEWKPVGGFPVRFGWISAIRRGHAELHRGLDVGVPNIILRSDRSLPGDIDPAVALHGDVVLDVQQIARWAGCIGNDQRVVPIPDAKHDVFLSVADPRARAYRELNSWLQRYESDS; encoded by the coding sequence ATGGCGGTGACATGGGAATCCGATGTCCTCGATGGCTACCTTCGACAGACCATTGACCTGGGCATTGACCCTGACGGCGAAGGTGTAATTACCGCCACACTGGTGCGGCCCGAAATTCAGCCGGAAACCGGCCGGGCGGTGCTCATGGTCCATGGATACACCGATTACTTCTTTCATACCGAGCTTGCCGAACATTTTCTCGCCCGCGGCTATCGCTTCTTCGCCCTGGACTTGCGCAAATGCGGTCGGTCGCGGCACGTTCACCAAACCCCGCACTACATCAGCGATCTGTCTTTTTACGACGTGGAACTCAACGCCGCGATAGAGATCATCAACGGCGAATCGGGCGGAACCCCCGTCGTCGTGTACGGACATTCCGCCGGCGGTCTCATCGTTTCGCTGTGGCTCAACCGTCTACGGGCAGCCGGCCGGCTGGGCCGTATCGCAGGCCTTGTCCTGAACAGTCCGTGGCTGGATTTGCAAGGTCGCCCATTTCTGCGCAGCGGCGGTACCACCGCGGCGGTGAAAGCGATCTCGAGATTTCGCGCCAAACAAGCGATCCCGCTGCCGCATGAGGGTGCATACGGCGCGAGCCTGCACAAAGACTTTCACGGCGAGTTCGACTACAACCTGGAATGGAAGCCCGTCGGCGGATTCCCGGTGCGGTTCGGTTGGATCAGCGCTATCCGCCGCGGGCATGCCGAGCTGCATCGCGGCCTGGACGTCGGTGTGCCCAATATCATCCTGCGCTCGGATCGCAGCCTGCCTGGGGATATCGATCCTGCCGTCGCACTGCACGGCGACGTGGTCCTGGATGTGCAACAAATCGCACGCTGGGCGGGATGCATCGGCAACGACCAGCGGGTGGTTCCGATTCCGGACGCCAAACACGATGTGTTCCTGTCCGTCGCGGACCCTCGCGCACGGGCATACCGGGAGCTGAACTCTTGGCTGCAGCGGTACGAATCGGACAGCTAA